The window agagcattgaacatgggtcgtggctgggtcttccagcatgacaacgacccaaaacacacagccagggcaactaaggagtggctccgtaagaagcatctcaaggtcctggagtggcctagccagtctccagacctgaacccaatataaaatctttggagggagctgaaagtccgtattgcccagcgacagccccgaaacctgaaggatctggagaaggtctgtatggaggagtgggccaaaatccctgctgcagtgtgtgcaaacctggtcaagaactacaggaaacgtatgatctctgtaattgcaaacaaaggtttctgtaccaaatattaagttctgcttttctgatgtatgaaatacttatgtcatgcaataaaatgcaaatgatttacttttaaaaaatcatacaatgtgattttctggatttttgttttagattccgtctctcacagttgaagtgtacctatgataaattacagacctctacatgctttgtaagtaggaaaacctgcaaaatcgtcagtgtatcaaatactttttctccccactgtatgtcttgaATAAGCAAATAATTATTTTGAAACCGtctaagacacacacactccaacccaCCTCAGGCAGTGGGCTCTTGTGGTAGTCCCAGGTGAGGAGGCGGATGAATCCACTGTTGAAGACCAGGAAGGGACTTGGCAGGGCTTTCCCCGCCTTCCCATGGCTGTTGGGCTGCTCCACAGTTGGCATGGAGAAAAGCACTTCCTCCAGAGAGGACTTGATCCACTCAGTGGTATGGTCCAACGCACCTGAGGAAGTTAGGACAGTCATTTGTATGGCATTTAATAGCGATTGACATCTTTCATTTTATGACGTAGAGAAATCAAACCCACGCTTCACATGCTGTACATACCACAACTCAAACATCCCCTAATACCATAAAGCAGTACAGGCACATAATTTACTTTGGAAGAAAACCAGCTGGACCTGAACCTTACACAGGAGCACACCCTGTTCCAGGAGCACACCCTGTTCAAACAATGAATGAATACTATGCTGACCTGTATGCACTCAACTGACAAATGTATTTGTAAAGGAACAGGGAAATGATCCAAATGCCAGTCCATTGCCAATAAAATGTTCCTCATAATAAACAAAGGTTAATAACAATGCAGACTCACTGGGAGTCTTCTCCACGATGCTCTGGAACTTGGCCCTCTCATACTCCACTGACTGCCTCTGCAGATCGGGCCGCAGGCTCTGGATGGTAAAGTTCACCATGTCCATCTTCATCAGGTCCAGCACCCGGAAGATCTCCCTGCTCAATGTAATAACACTCTCAAAACGGAAGCTTCCAGAAGTAATACCTAATGACTTGCCGTCATCAAACCCATGCCTCAACATCTGTACTTCTAGCTTCGGAGATCTAAAAGGGTCAATTGAATTTAACAAAGGTGGActtcaattaagttgtagaaacatctcaaggatgatcaatggaaacagaatacatctgagctcaatttacaTTCGCAAAAcaatagggtctgaatacttatgtaaataaggtattttttatatatttattttcacattttgcaaaaatgtctaaaaaacacttttcactttgtcattgtggtattgtgtgtcgattgattacattttttaaaatccattttagaataaggctgtaacgtaacaaaatgtggaaaaagtggtctgaatactttccgaatgcacggtAGCTTTAGAGATCCAAAAGGATCAAATGGGTGCCAGCCATGTATGGCGATGGCTACAATTATCCAAATAAATATTCACAAGGGTTGGAAACAAAACTTTGCCCAAACGTACTTGTACATTGACATAACATTGTCGGGGCTCTCGCGGAGCTTCTTGACCTCGTCGTCACGGACTGGGGCGCACAGCTTGCCCATGATGGTGACGATGTAAGAGGCCAGGCCCTGTATGTCCACCGCTTCCTTGTGCGCCTGCTGGCGAATCAAATCCATGTCCAGCACCTCCAGGATCTGAGTCCGTAGTCGATTGGCTCCCGGGCTCAGGAAAGACAACAGGATCTGTTCATAGTAAATGGTTTTTAAAAATGAAGGAAAGAAACAATATATAGCAAGAAGATATCAATCTTAAAAGCTATTAGCCCATTTTAAATACATCCTTCTTGTGTACATTCACAATACACACAATTGGACAGGTGAAAGAATGGAATCCACTACATAACTGTTGCTTATCCACTTGtgtcagatcagtgattactGCTCAGGGAGTTAGAAATGATACGTTCTCAAAGTCTTCCAACAGGGTCATCTTCCTGAAAAGATAAGCTTTCCAACCATGGATTCATCAAGTTTGATAGAGGGGAAAGGGGCCAAAGCTCACCTCTCTGATCTCCTCCAGCAGTTTGATGGTGTGCTCATACTCTGGTGGGTCATCATTCAGCTCAGACTCCAGGCCATCCCAGAACGCCTTGTGAACTATATCTTTGACTTGCTTCTCCAAACTGAAAATGAGAATTGAATATCATCAGTTGTCAATTGGCATTTGAGTAGCCCAAGTGATGGCCATGTTCACTGGGCGTGCATTTTGAGCTGGTAGGTAACTGTTCTGAGGTAGGTGGGGCTGCTCCACATGGAAGTCACGGTTGACGATGATCTCGTGGGCCAGGGTCAGGTTGGACAGGTCCCGGGCAGAAGACATGACATCATCCAGTGTTATAGTTTTGGGCGGGCTGGCTGTAAATAGGGGgcatagattttttaaaataagaaCAAAAACAGTGTTGAGAGTAACCATTTTGGCATTTGAAAGCTCAACCAAAGTGGGGAGAGGGCACACAGTGTTGCATTCCGATTCTCTATACTCCTCCAAAAGTGATGAcaacaccaatccaatgcttttaaatcaATGATGGGaagtgtgcaagtgcacactttcTGGAAAACGGTAGGAAATGGAAATGCAATTTTTAGAGTGACATTTTAACAAGCCTAAGAAGCAGtcctactagacagggaggaagGAGATCTACTCACAGGAGGGCGAGCTGTGCTTGCTGCTGGAGCAGTCACTGGTGAAGCTCTGGCGGGAGCAGTCAAAGTCGCTGGCAGACGTGATGCTGTTACAGCGGTCCGACGACGACTCGGCGTCGCTGCTGGCGTCCTCGCTGCCAGTGGTGGACATGGAGGTGGGCCGCTCGTCAGTCCCAGGCATGGCGTCCTCGCTGCCAGTGGTGGACATGGAGGTGGGCCGCTCGTCAGTCCCAGGCATGGCGTCCTCGCTAACAGTGGTGGACATGGAGGTAGGCCGCTCGTCAGTCCCAGGCATGGTGGGATAGCGCTGCAGGCAGGCACAGCAGttatgcatgcatgtatgtacagttgaagtcggaagtttacatacaccttaaactaagtttcaatgtatttggctttcacaactcctgacatttaatccaaataaaaattccctgtcttaggtcagttaggatcaccaggatcaccactttattttaagaatgtgaaatgtcagaataatagtagagattatttatttcagcttttaatttctttcatcacattcacagtgggtcagaagtttacatacactcaattagtatttggtagcattgcatttaaatagtttaacttgggtcaaatgtgttgggtagacttccacaagcttcccacaataagttgggtgaattttggcccattcctcctaacagagctggtgtagctgagtcaggtttgtaaacctccttgctcgcacacgctttttcagttctgccaacaaattgtctataggactgaggtcaggactttgtggtggccactccaataccttgactttgctgtccttaagccattttgccacaactttgtaagtatgcttggggtccatttggaagaccattgtccatttggaagacccatttgcgaacaagcttcaacttcctgactgatgtcttgagatgttgcttcaatatatccacatcattttattttctcatgatgccatctattttgtgaagtgcaccagtccctcctgcagcaaagcacccccacaacattatgctgccacccccgtgcttcgcggttgggatggtgttcttaggcttgcaagcctctctctttttcctccaaacataacaatggtcattatgaccaaccagttctatttttgttccatcagaccagaggacatttctcc of the Salvelinus alpinus chromosome 37, SLU_Salpinus.1, whole genome shotgun sequence genome contains:
- the LOC139565598 gene encoding T-complex protein 11-like protein 2 isoform X1; translated protein: MPGTDERPTSMSTTVSEDAMPGTDERPTSMSTTGSEDAMPGTDERPTSMSTTGSEDASSDAESSSDRCNSITSASDFDCSRQSFTSDCSSSKHSSPSSSPPKTITLDDVMSSARDLSNLTLAHEIIVNRDFHVEQPHLPQNSLEKQVKDIVHKAFWDGLESELNDDPPEYEHTIKLLEEIREILLSFLSPGANRLRTQILEVLDMDLIRQQAHKEAVDIQGLASYIVTIMGKLCAPVRDDEVKKLRESPDNVMSMYKSPKLEVQMLRHGFDDGKSLGITSGSFRFESVITLSREIFRVLDLMKMDMVNFTIQSLRPDLQRQSVEYERAKFQSIVEKTPSALDHTTEWIKSSLEEVLFSMPTVEQPNSHGKAGKALPSPFLVFNSGFIRLLTWDYHKSPLPETLMTDEVRLRELQRRLQLLKAVASVLLIVYSAIGGPISGLPALAERLKRMASVLLEGMHRPDFNLSEALGNVSGQICCELNKSLTERNYPALPPELQVTLKGQITSITQENNPIRSLVEGRVQQYFRVLLAMPNSHVNPPPTPGGLALIQPELTSLAVTFVSLINFNKQVYSPFYMMILKTLLFSNTAPPPAATAPQDPSIQNHVNSN
- the LOC139565598 gene encoding T-complex protein 11-like protein 2 isoform X2, with product MPGTDERPTSMSTTVSEDAMPGTDERPTSMSTTGSEDAMPGTDERPTSMSTTGSEDASSDAESSSDRCNSITSASDFDCSRQSFTSDCSSSKHSSPSSSPPKTITLDDVMSSARDLSNLTLAHEIIVNRDFHVEQPHLPQNSLEKQVKDIVHKAFWDGLESELNDDPPEYEHTIKLLEEIREILLSFLSPGANRLRTQILEVLDMDLIRQQAHKEAVDIQGLASYIVTIMGKLCAPVRDDEVKKLRESPDNVMSMYKEIFRVLDLMKMDMVNFTIQSLRPDLQRQSVEYERAKFQSIVEKTPSALDHTTEWIKSSLEEVLFSMPTVEQPNSHGKAGKALPSPFLVFNSGFIRLLTWDYHKSPLPETLMTDEVRLRELQRRLQLLKAVASVLLIVYSAIGGPISGLPALAERLKRMASVLLEGMHRPDFNLSEALGNVSGQICCELNKSLTERNYPALPPELQVTLKGQITSITQENNPIRSLVEGRVQQYFRVLLAMPNSHVNPPPTPGGLALIQPELTSLAVTFVSLINFNKQVYSPFYMMILKTLLFSNTAPPPAATAPQDPSIQNHVNSN